The Stappia sp. genome window below encodes:
- the smpB gene encoding SsrA-binding protein SmpB has protein sequence MAKTKSNDGGRKVVAENRKARFNYEIEDTFEAGIALTGTEVKALRLGKSNIAESYASHEGGELWLINSYIPEYLQANRFNHEPRRRRKLLLHKREIARLAASVQKEGKTIVPLKLYFNEKGRAKLEVALARGKKLHDKRETEKKRDWNREKARLLKTAG, from the coding sequence ATGGCCAAGACAAAGTCGAATGACGGCGGCCGCAAGGTCGTCGCCGAAAACCGCAAGGCGCGGTTCAATTACGAGATCGAGGACACCTTCGAGGCCGGCATCGCGCTCACCGGCACGGAGGTGAAGGCGCTTCGGCTGGGCAAGTCGAACATCGCCGAATCCTACGCCAGCCACGAAGGCGGCGAACTGTGGCTGATCAACTCCTATATCCCGGAATACCTGCAGGCCAACCGCTTCAATCATGAGCCGCGCCGGCGGCGCAAACTCCTCCTGCACAAGCGCGAGATCGCCCGTCTCGCGGCCTCCGTGCAGAAGGAGGGCAAGACCATCGTGCCGCTCAAACTCTATTTCAACGAGAAGGGCCGGGCGAAACTGGAAGTGGCGCTGGCGCGCGGCAAGAAGCTGCATGACAAGCGCGAGACCGAGAAGAAGCGCGACTGGAATCGCGAGAAGGCCCGCCTGTTGAAAACCGCAGGATAG
- a CDS encoding thioesterase family protein encodes MSTRPLPLSRDLFPVVRAIPTRWMDVDVYGHVNNVEYLSYFDTAVNGWLMEQGVLDPRRSETVFLVVETQCAYFSEIVFPDTVHAGVRAVRLGGSSVTYEIALFRGDATSASAQGRFVHVQVDAATRKPTPIEGARRTLLESILLKS; translated from the coding sequence ATGAGCACCCGCCCCCTTCCGCTGTCCCGCGATCTCTTTCCGGTCGTGCGGGCGATCCCCACACGCTGGATGGACGTCGACGTCTACGGCCACGTCAACAACGTGGAGTATCTGAGCTACTTCGACACGGCCGTGAACGGGTGGCTGATGGAACAGGGCGTGCTCGACCCGCGCCGCTCGGAAACGGTGTTTCTGGTGGTCGAGACGCAATGCGCCTATTTCTCGGAAATCGTCTTTCCCGACACCGTGCATGCGGGGGTGCGGGCGGTCCGTCTCGGCGGGTCGTCGGTGACCTACGAGATCGCGCTGTTTCGCGGCGACGCGACGAGCGCGAGCGCGCAGGGACGCTTCGTCCACGTGCAGGTCGATGCCGCCACGCGCAAGCCCACCCCCATCGAGGGCGCGCGGCGGACGCTGCTGGAGAGCATTCTCTTAAAGTCTTGA
- a CDS encoding iron-containing alcohol dehydrogenase gives MIAPFHFATTPRIVFAPGAASEIAAHVGSLGARILVVTDAGLVAAGLLDGPRQALTAAGVEVALFTDVVADPPRAVVMAAADAARAHRATGVLGFGGGSSLDVAKLAALLSGSDEDLDAAWGIGNAQGPRLPLALVPTTAGTGSEVTPISIVTVEDDEKRGVVSPVLLPDLALLDPDLTLGLPAPVTAATGVDAMVHAIEAYASKSANNNPVSKALACEALRLLGANIEAAVADGANRDARAAMLLGSLLAGQAFANSPVAAVHALAYPIGGRFHVPHGLSNALVLPHVLRFNAPQAADLYAEIAPLVFPDLTRFESTQDRAARFAEEIAALNARLGLPQGLRAVGIGEADLPGLARDAMKQTRLLVNNPREVGEADALAIYRAAF, from the coding sequence ATGATCGCGCCGTTTCACTTCGCCACCACGCCGCGCATCGTCTTCGCCCCCGGGGCCGCGTCCGAGATCGCGGCGCATGTCGGATCGCTGGGCGCGCGCATTCTCGTCGTCACCGACGCCGGGCTGGTGGCCGCCGGGCTGCTCGACGGTCCGCGTCAGGCCCTCACGGCCGCGGGCGTGGAGGTCGCGCTCTTCACCGATGTGGTCGCCGATCCGCCGCGCGCGGTGGTGATGGCGGCGGCAGACGCCGCGCGCGCCCATCGCGCGACCGGGGTGCTCGGCTTCGGCGGCGGCTCGTCGCTCGATGTCGCCAAGCTCGCAGCACTGCTTTCGGGCAGCGACGAGGATCTCGATGCGGCCTGGGGCATCGGCAACGCGCAAGGGCCGCGCCTGCCGCTGGCGCTCGTGCCCACCACCGCCGGCACGGGCTCGGAGGTCACGCCGATTTCCATCGTGACGGTGGAGGACGACGAGAAACGCGGCGTCGTCTCGCCGGTGCTGCTGCCCGATCTGGCGCTGCTCGACCCGGATCTCACCCTCGGGCTGCCGGCCCCGGTGACGGCGGCGACCGGGGTCGACGCCATGGTCCACGCCATCGAGGCCTATGCCTCGAAATCGGCGAACAACAATCCGGTCTCGAAAGCCCTCGCCTGCGAGGCGCTGCGGCTGCTCGGCGCCAACATCGAGGCGGCGGTCGCCGATGGGGCGAACCGCGATGCACGCGCCGCCATGCTGCTCGGCTCGCTGCTCGCCGGTCAGGCCTTCGCCAACTCCCCCGTCGCCGCCGTGCATGCTCTGGCCTATCCGATCGGCGGGCGGTTTCATGTGCCGCACGGGCTCTCCAACGCGCTGGTGCTGCCGCATGTGCTGCGCTTCAACGCGCCGCAGGCGGCCGATCTCTATGCCGAGATCGCCCCGCTCGTCTTTCCCGATCTCACCCGCTTCGAAAGCACGCAGGACCGCGCCGCGCGCTTCGCGGAAGAGATCGCCGCCCTCAATGCGCGGCTCGGACTGCCCCAAGGCCTGCGCGCCGTCGGCATCGGCGAGGCGGACCTGCCGGGCCTTGCCCGCGACGCGATGAAGCAGACCCGGCTTCTCGTGAACAATCCGCGCGAGGTGGGCGAGGCCGACGCGCTCGCCATCTACCGTGCCGCCTTCTGA
- the parC gene encoding DNA topoisomerase IV subunit A gives MGNDLIPPDGVEPINLREALEERYLSYALSTIMHRALPDVRDGLKPVHRRLLYAMRLLKLDPNAGFKKCARVVGDVMGKYHPHGDQAIYDALVRLAQDFAVRYPMVDGQGNFGNIDGDSAAAMRYTEARLTDIAVRTLDGLDEDAVDFRETYDGLDREPVVLPGGFPNLLANGAAGIAVGMATSIPPHNIGELCAAAQHLIKTPEATTADLLTHIQGPDFPTGGVLVKNDAAFLEAYETGRGGFRVRARWEREELARGTWQVVVTEIPYQVQKSRLIEKIAELLQARKLPLLDDIRDESAEDVRVVLVPRSKNVDPDLLMESLFKLTDLESRFSLNMNVLSHGKVPMVMGLKQVLREWLDHRKDVLVRRSQHRLAQIEHRLEVLGGYLIAYLNLDEVIRIIREEDDAKASLIAAFELSDVQAEAILNMRLRALRKLEELEIRKEHDKLTKEREDILTLLGSETRQWTRIGKQIGELAKVYGPETPLGKRRTGFGDAVDLDVSDIHQAMIEKEPITVIVSEKGWVRALKGHQSDLASLSFKQGDKLKLSLFAETTDKLLVYTTGGKFFTLQADRLPGGRGHGEPFRLMVDIDEGHDVVDVFVAKGERKLLLVSTEARGFVVKEEDVIANTRKGKQVLNVSTPAEAKLCVPVAGDHVAIIGENRKLLVFPVAQIPEMARGRGVRLQRYRDGGVSDATTFDGAQGLTWVDSSGRSFTRSLEELTDWRGDRAQAGRLPPSGFPRSNKFGRRPG, from the coding sequence ATGGGAAACGACCTGATTCCGCCCGACGGCGTGGAGCCGATCAATCTGCGCGAGGCGCTCGAGGAGCGCTATCTCTCCTACGCGCTGTCGACCATCATGCACCGGGCGCTGCCGGACGTGCGCGACGGGCTGAAGCCCGTCCATCGCCGCCTGCTCTACGCCATGCGGCTCCTGAAGCTCGACCCCAACGCCGGCTTCAAGAAATGCGCCCGCGTCGTCGGCGACGTGATGGGTAAATACCACCCGCATGGCGACCAGGCGATCTATGACGCGCTGGTGCGCCTCGCGCAGGATTTCGCCGTCCGCTATCCCATGGTCGACGGCCAGGGCAACTTCGGCAATATCGACGGCGACAGCGCGGCGGCCATGCGCTACACGGAGGCCCGCCTCACCGACATCGCCGTGCGCACCCTCGACGGGCTCGACGAGGATGCCGTCGACTTCCGCGAGACCTACGACGGGCTCGACAGGGAACCGGTGGTCCTGCCCGGCGGGTTCCCGAACCTGCTGGCCAATGGCGCGGCCGGCATCGCGGTCGGCATGGCGACCTCGATCCCGCCGCACAACATCGGCGAGTTGTGCGCCGCCGCGCAGCACCTCATCAAGACGCCGGAGGCGACCACCGCCGATCTGCTGACGCACATCCAGGGCCCGGACTTTCCCACCGGCGGCGTTCTGGTGAAGAACGACGCGGCCTTTCTGGAAGCCTATGAAACGGGGCGCGGCGGGTTTCGCGTGCGCGCCCGCTGGGAGAGGGAGGAACTGGCGCGCGGCACCTGGCAGGTCGTCGTCACCGAGATCCCCTATCAGGTGCAGAAGTCGCGGCTGATCGAGAAGATCGCGGAGCTGCTGCAGGCGCGCAAGCTACCGCTGCTTGACGACATCCGCGACGAGTCGGCCGAGGACGTGCGCGTCGTTCTGGTGCCCCGGTCGAAGAACGTCGACCCGGATCTCCTGATGGAATCGCTGTTCAAGCTCACCGATCTGGAGAGCCGGTTCTCGCTCAACATGAACGTCCTGTCGCACGGCAAGGTGCCGATGGTGATGGGGCTGAAGCAGGTCCTGCGCGAGTGGCTCGACCACCGCAAGGATGTGCTGGTGCGCCGCTCGCAGCACCGGCTGGCGCAAATCGAGCACCGGCTGGAGGTGCTCGGCGGCTATCTGATCGCCTATCTGAACCTCGACGAGGTGATCCGCATCATCCGCGAGGAGGACGACGCCAAGGCCTCGCTGATCGCGGCCTTCGAGCTTTCCGACGTGCAGGCCGAAGCGATCCTCAACATGCGCCTGCGCGCCCTGCGCAAGCTTGAGGAACTGGAGATCCGCAAGGAGCACGACAAGCTCACCAAGGAGCGCGAGGACATCCTCACGCTGCTCGGCTCCGAGACGCGCCAGTGGACCCGGATCGGCAAGCAGATCGGCGAACTCGCCAAGGTCTACGGCCCCGAAACGCCGCTCGGCAAGCGCCGCACCGGCTTCGGCGACGCGGTCGATCTCGATGTCAGCGACATCCATCAGGCGATGATCGAAAAGGAGCCGATCACCGTCATCGTGTCCGAAAAGGGCTGGGTGCGCGCGCTGAAAGGCCACCAGAGCGACCTCGCCTCGCTGTCCTTCAAGCAGGGCGACAAGCTCAAGCTCTCGCTCTTCGCCGAGACCACCGACAAGCTGCTGGTCTACACCACCGGCGGCAAGTTCTTCACCCTGCAGGCGGATCGCCTGCCCGGCGGACGCGGCCACGGCGAGCCGTTCCGCCTGATGGTGGATATCGACGAGGGCCACGACGTGGTCGACGTCTTCGTCGCCAAGGGAGAGCGCAAGCTGCTGCTGGTCTCGACCGAGGCGCGCGGCTTCGTCGTCAAGGAAGAGGACGTGATCGCCAACACCCGCAAGGGCAAGCAGGTGCTCAATGTCTCCACCCCCGCCGAGGCGAAGCTCTGCGTACCGGTCGCGGGCGATCACGTCGCCATCATCGGCGAAAACCGCAAGCTGCTGGTCTTCCCCGTCGCTCAGATCCCGGAAATGGCGCGCGGGCGCGGTGTGCGGCTTCAGCGCTACCGCGACGGCGGCGTGTCCGACGCGACCACCTTCGACGGTGCTCAGGGGCTCACCTGGGTGGACAGTTCGGGCCGCAGCTTCACCCGCTCGCTGGAGGAGCTGACCGACTGGCGCGGCGACCGCGCCCAGGCCGGACGCCTGCCGCCAAGCGGCTTCCCGCGCTCCAACAAGTTCGGGCGCCGGCCCGGCTGA
- the recO gene encoding DNA repair protein RecO: MEWSDEGIILATRRHGESSLILEVMTRARGRHLGLVRGGRSRRQQATLQPGNTVSLVWRARLDHHLGTFTAEAVTLRAADLMRAASGVYGLQAVAALLHLLPERDPHPQLHAGLETILAHLHAPDVAGPLMVHFELQVLADLGFGLDLSECAATGTTDDLVYVSPKSGRAVSRSAGLPYHDRMLPLPAFLNEASRASGRSSAGDVDPATLADAFRLTGFFLNRHVYEPRGLAPSPARDGFIEAVRRALTTPTEPPD; the protein is encoded by the coding sequence ATGGAATGGAGCGACGAGGGCATCATTCTCGCCACGCGGCGCCACGGGGAATCGAGCCTGATCCTCGAGGTGATGACGCGGGCGCGCGGGCGCCATCTCGGTCTCGTGCGCGGCGGCCGCAGCCGCCGCCAACAGGCCACGCTGCAGCCGGGCAACACGGTGAGTCTCGTCTGGCGCGCGCGGCTCGATCATCACCTCGGCACCTTCACGGCGGAAGCCGTGACCCTTCGCGCCGCCGATCTGATGCGCGCCGCGAGCGGCGTTTACGGCCTGCAGGCGGTGGCCGCCCTTCTCCATCTGTTGCCCGAGCGCGATCCCCATCCCCAGCTCCACGCGGGGCTGGAGACGATCCTCGCCCATCTGCACGCCCCCGATGTCGCCGGCCCGCTGATGGTGCATTTCGAGTTGCAGGTGCTGGCCGATCTCGGCTTCGGCCTCGATCTGTCCGAATGCGCGGCGACCGGCACGACCGACGATCTCGTCTATGTCTCGCCGAAGTCGGGACGCGCCGTGAGCCGTTCCGCCGGCCTGCCCTATCACGACCGGATGCTGCCGCTGCCCGCCTTCCTCAACGAGGCAAGCCGGGCGTCGGGCCGGTCAAGCGCCGGCGACGTCGATCCGGCGACGCTGGCCGACGCCTTCCGCCTGACCGGCTTCTTTCTCAACCGCCACGTCTACGAGCCGCGCGGGCTCGCGCCCTCGCCGGCCCGCGACGGCTTCATCGAGGCGGTGCGCCGCGCGCTGACAACCCCGACCGAGCCGCCCGACTGA
- the era gene encoding GTPase Era, with amino-acid sequence MALIGAPNAGKSTLLNALVGIKVSIVTHKVQTTRALVRGIAMHGPSQIVFVDTPGIFRPKRRLERAMVDTAWGGAREADIVVLLIDSKKGIDDQVESILERLAEVKLPKILVLNKIDITKREKLLALAQAANDKVAFDETFMVSAQTGDGLDRLMDHLGRQVPEGPWLYPEDQASDLPMRMLAAEITREKMFLRLHQELPYMSTVETESWQERKDGSVRIEQTIYVERDSQKKIVLGKAGQTIKAISQAARKEIAEALDQPVHLFLFVKVRENWSDDPERYREMGLEFPR; translated from the coding sequence GTGGCGCTGATCGGCGCGCCGAACGCGGGCAAGTCGACGCTGCTCAACGCGCTTGTCGGCATCAAGGTCTCCATCGTCACCCACAAGGTGCAGACGACGCGCGCGCTGGTGCGCGGCATCGCCATGCACGGACCGTCGCAGATCGTCTTCGTCGACACGCCGGGCATCTTCCGTCCCAAGCGGCGGCTGGAGCGCGCCATGGTGGACACCGCCTGGGGCGGTGCGCGCGAAGCGGACATCGTGGTGTTGCTGATCGATTCCAAGAAGGGCATCGACGATCAGGTCGAGAGCATTCTGGAGCGCCTCGCCGAGGTGAAGCTGCCCAAGATCCTGGTGCTCAACAAGATCGACATCACCAAGCGGGAAAAGCTTCTGGCGCTCGCCCAGGCGGCCAACGACAAGGTCGCCTTCGACGAGACCTTCATGGTTTCCGCCCAGACCGGCGACGGGCTCGACCGGCTGATGGACCATCTGGGCCGTCAAGTGCCGGAAGGGCCCTGGCTCTATCCGGAGGATCAGGCCTCGGACCTGCCCATGCGCATGCTCGCGGCCGAGATCACGCGCGAGAAGATGTTCCTGCGGCTGCACCAGGAACTGCCCTATATGTCGACGGTGGAAACCGAGAGCTGGCAGGAGCGCAAGGACGGCTCGGTGCGCATCGAGCAGACGATCTACGTCGAGCGCGACAGCCAGAAGAAGATCGTGCTCGGCAAGGCCGGACAGACGATCAAGGCGATCTCGCAGGCCGCGCGCAAGGAGATCGCCGAGGCGCTGGACCAGCCGGTGCATCTGTTTCTCTTCGTGAAGGTGCGCGAGAACTGGTCCGACGATCCCGAGCGCTACCGCGAGATGGGACTGGAGTTCCCGCGCTAG
- the rnc gene encoding ribonuclease III, which translates to MPSGAKSSGAKSSGASRSPHAPLEQRLGHSFADATLLTRALTHGSATSRSHGIDSYQRLEFLGDRVLGLCVATMLHHAFPKADEGELARRLNQLVKRETCAEVARELALGQAIVFGESEAQTGGRKKTAILADVCEAVIAAIYLDAGLEAAQAFVRRHWERRMTQSSGPLRDPKTTLQEWAQGHGKAAPTYTMTDRSGPDHAPRFTVRVDIDDIDPAFGTGGSKRIAEQRAAEAALVREGLWTESTDT; encoded by the coding sequence ATGCCTTCCGGCGCGAAGTCTTCCGGTGCAAAGTCTTCCGGCGCGAGCCGGTCGCCGCATGCCCCCCTCGAACAGCGGCTCGGCCACAGCTTCGCCGACGCCACGCTGCTGACGCGGGCCCTCACCCACGGCAGCGCGACCTCGCGCTCGCACGGCATCGACAGCTACCAGCGGCTCGAGTTTCTCGGCGACCGCGTGCTCGGCCTGTGCGTCGCCACCATGCTGCATCACGCCTTCCCCAAGGCCGACGAGGGCGAACTGGCACGCCGGCTCAACCAGCTCGTCAAGCGCGAGACCTGCGCCGAGGTCGCCCGCGAGCTGGCGCTTGGGCAGGCGATCGTCTTCGGCGAGAGCGAGGCGCAGACCGGCGGGCGGAAGAAGACGGCGATCCTCGCGGATGTCTGCGAGGCGGTGATCGCCGCGATCTATCTGGACGCCGGCCTCGAAGCGGCGCAAGCTTTCGTCAGGCGCCACTGGGAACGGCGCATGACGCAATCGAGCGGCCCCTTGCGCGATCCCAAGACGACGCTCCAGGAGTGGGCGCAGGGACACGGCAAGGCCGCGCCGACCTACACGATGACCGACCGCAGCGGGCCGGACCACGCGCCGCGCTTCACCGTGCGGGTGGACATCGACGACATCGACCCGGCCTTCGGCACGGGCGGCTCCAAGCGCATCGCCGAACAGCGCGCCGCCGAAGCCGCCCTCGTGCGCGAGGGCCTCTGGACAGAGAGCACAGACACGTGA
- the lepB gene encoding signal peptidase I has protein sequence MSVSEEKSKKDGGLGETVKVLVQALALALIVRTLLFQPFNIPSGSMMDTLLIGDYLFVSKYSYGYSQYSFPYGLIPFEGRIWAGEPERGDIAVFKLPRDNSTDYIKRVVGLPGDEIQMIDGVLHINGTAVARERIDDFITTDTFGNVRRVPRYRETLPNGVSYETLDLTMRGTWDNTRVYKVPPGHYFMMGDNRDNSTDSRVMNAVGTVPLENFVGRAEIIFFSVEEDASAWMFWKWPWTVRGSRLFRTL, from the coding sequence ATGAGCGTGTCTGAAGAGAAGTCGAAAAAGGACGGCGGTCTCGGCGAAACCGTCAAGGTTCTCGTCCAGGCGCTGGCACTCGCCCTCATCGTGCGCACGCTGCTGTTCCAGCCGTTCAACATCCCCTCGGGGTCGATGATGGACACGCTGCTGATCGGCGACTACCTGTTCGTCTCGAAATACAGCTACGGCTATTCGCAGTATTCGTTTCCCTATGGGCTGATCCCCTTCGAGGGGCGCATCTGGGCAGGCGAGCCGGAGCGTGGCGATATCGCCGTGTTCAAGTTGCCGCGCGACAATTCCACCGACTACATCAAACGCGTGGTCGGCCTGCCCGGCGACGAGATCCAGATGATCGACGGCGTGTTGCACATCAACGGCACGGCGGTGGCGCGGGAGCGCATCGACGACTTCATCACCACCGACACCTTCGGCAACGTGCGCCGCGTGCCGCGCTACCGCGAGACGCTGCCCAACGGCGTGAGCTACGAAACGCTCGACCTGACCATGCGCGGAACCTGGGACAACACCCGTGTCTACAAGGTGCCGCCGGGCCATTACTTCATGATGGGCGACAACCGCGACAATTCCACCGACAGCCGCGTGATGAACGCCGTCGGCACGGTGCCGCTGGAAAACTTCGTCGGCCGCGCGGAAATCATCTTCTTCTCGGTCGAGGAGGATGCCTCGGCCTGGATGTTCTGGAAGTGGCCGTGGACCGTGCGCGGCAGCCGCCTGTTCCGGACCCTGTGA
- the acpS gene encoding holo-ACP synthase, which translates to MIIGIGSDLIDIRRVEKTLERFGERFVRRVFTEQERARSDRRRLRAASYAKRFAAKEACSKALGTGIRMGVAWREMGVVNLPSGKPTMQLTGSAERRLMSLVPAGFSPRIDLTITDDDPLAQAFVVITAWPADWPEGPSPAPDPGSALEPAHDPRERG; encoded by the coding sequence ATGATCATCGGCATCGGATCCGATCTCATCGACATACGTCGCGTCGAAAAGACGCTGGAGCGGTTCGGCGAGCGGTTCGTGCGGCGGGTCTTCACCGAGCAGGAGCGCGCGCGCTCCGACCGGCGGCGGCTGCGCGCCGCCTCCTATGCCAAGCGGTTCGCGGCCAAGGAGGCCTGCTCCAAGGCGCTTGGCACCGGCATCCGCATGGGCGTCGCCTGGCGCGAGATGGGCGTGGTGAACCTGCCCTCGGGAAAACCCACCATGCAGCTCACCGGCTCCGCCGAGCGCCGGCTGATGAGCCTCGTGCCGGCGGGCTTCTCCCCGCGCATCGACCTGACGATCACCGACGACGACCCGCTCGCACAGGCCTTCGTGGTCATCACGGCCTGGCCGGCCGACTGGCCGGAAGGCCCGTCCCCGGCCCCCGATCCCGGCTCCGCCCTCGAGCCCGCCCACGACCCGCGAGAGCGCGGATGA
- a CDS encoding pyridoxine 5'-phosphate synthase — protein sequence MTSQRLRLGVNIDHVATIRNARGGRMPDPVRAAHLAEKAGADGITAHLREDRRHISDEDIERLSREIALPLNFEMAATQEMLDIALKARPHAACIVPEKREERTTEGGLDARGGHNHLKPIVQRLAENGSRVSLFVEADRAQLDAALSLGAPVVELHVGRYCDLVGDGDRAGAAAELKRLREAARHGAEIGLEVHAGHGIAFDTVGDIAAIPELVELNIGHFLVGEAIFIGLEAAIAEMRRLMDAARAKAA from the coding sequence ATGACGAGCCAGCGCCTGCGTCTCGGCGTCAACATCGACCACGTTGCGACCATCCGAAACGCGCGCGGCGGACGCATGCCCGACCCCGTGCGCGCCGCCCATCTGGCGGAAAAGGCCGGGGCCGACGGCATCACCGCGCATCTGCGCGAGGATCGCCGGCACATTTCCGACGAGGACATCGAACGCCTGTCGCGCGAAATCGCCCTGCCGCTCAACTTCGAGATGGCAGCGACGCAGGAGATGCTGGACATCGCCCTGAAGGCACGCCCGCATGCCGCCTGCATCGTTCCGGAAAAGCGCGAGGAACGCACCACCGAGGGCGGTCTGGACGCGCGCGGCGGTCACAATCACCTCAAGCCCATCGTGCAGCGTCTCGCCGAGAACGGCAGCCGCGTCTCCCTCTTCGTCGAGGCGGACCGGGCACAGCTCGACGCGGCCCTGTCGCTCGGCGCGCCGGTGGTGGAACTGCACGTCGGCCGCTATTGCGACCTCGTCGGCGACGGCGACCGCGCGGGCGCGGCGGCCGAGCTGAAGCGCCTGCGCGAGGCCGCCCGCCACGGCGCCGAGATCGGTCTCGAGGTACATGCCGGCCACGGCATCGCCTTCGACACGGTCGGCGACATCGCCGCGATCCCCGAACTCGTCGAGCTCAACATCGGCCATTTCCTGGTCGGCGAGGCGATCTTCATCGGCCTCGAGGCAGCAATCGCCGAAATGCGCCGGCTGATGGACGCCGCCCGCGCGAAAGCCGCCTGA
- a CDS encoding DUF2062 domain-containing protein has product MLFKRRKRPNHLERLRVAVWPRHSFARSARYFTKRVLRLTASPNAIALGFAAGAFASITPFIGLHFLLSFLIAFLIGGNMIAAAFGTAVGNPLTFPLIWASTYKLGTTILYGEAKTLSHDAFHEHLDTGFFERSLDTVLPLIKPMLVGCVPLGLASATISYFLVFYSVRAYQRSRRVRIAAKRGLTTPKTGAQDLDAHP; this is encoded by the coding sequence ATGCTGTTCAAACGCCGGAAACGCCCGAATCACCTCGAGAGATTGCGCGTTGCGGTCTGGCCCCGGCACAGTTTCGCCCGCTCCGCCCGCTATTTCACCAAACGCGTGCTGCGGCTGACCGCGAGCCCGAATGCCATCGCACTCGGTTTCGCGGCCGGCGCCTTCGCCTCGATCACGCCCTTCATCGGGCTGCATTTCCTGCTGAGCTTCCTGATCGCCTTCCTGATCGGCGGCAACATGATCGCCGCCGCCTTCGGCACCGCGGTCGGCAATCCCCTCACCTTTCCGCTGATCTGGGCGTCGACCTACAAGCTCGGCACCACGATCCTTTACGGGGAGGCGAAGACGCTGTCGCACGACGCCTTCCACGAGCATCTCGACACCGGATTCTTCGAGCGCTCGCTCGACACGGTCCTGCCGCTCATCAAGCCGATGCTGGTGGGCTGCGTGCCGCTCGGCCTTGCAAGCGCGACCATTTCCTATTTTCTCGTCTTCTACTCCGTGCGCGCCTATCAGCGCTCGCGGCGCGTGCGCATCGCCGCCAAGCGCGGCCTGACGACGCCGAAAACCGGCGCGCAAGATCTCGACGCTCACCCCTGA